The Pueribacillus theae DNA window TTTGAAAATGTTTCGGGAACGATTGAAACCCTATTGATATTCGTGGCTGGCATTTGGATTATTTATGAATCGGTAACGAAATTATTTAATCCTACACCGATAAAACTGCCGTTCCTTGGGATATTGGTCATGGTTCTAGGTGCAGTTATTAATATCTTCGTTGGAAAAAAAGTGCAGAAGGTTGGAAAAAAACATCGCTCAGTTGCCATGAGTTCAAATGCCCTGCATCTTCTCACCGATGTCTACACATCGATCGGGGTTGCTGTAAGTTTGTTGCTTGTTAGCTTAACTGGCTTTCATATGCTTGATCCGTTGATTGGAATCGCAATTGCGATTTATATTATGAAAGAAGCGTTTACCCTTGGGAAAGAATCATTTTTGCCTTTGCTTGATACACGTTTAACGAAAGAAGAAGAAATGAAAATCCATAATGTGATAACGGCATATGAAGATGAATTTATTGAGTATCATGATCTTAGATCGAGAAGATCAGGCCCAGAGGAATACATTGATTTTCACCTCGTATTGCCGTCACATATGGATGTGGAAACAGCTCACGAGTTATGTGACCGAATAGAAAGAGATATTCAAAAAGAACTTCACTCTGCTACCGTTTTTATTCATATTGAACCTGAACATGAGCGGAGGCTTCATCGTCCAAAGGTAAAAAAGTAAATAGGGGGGTCATTATGGCTGAGATTGTTGTAACGTTTCAAAGTGATGTCGACTTACAAGGAACGCTTGCTTTGCCGGAAGGACAAGAAAATTCACCGGCACCAGCTGTTTTGTTTTTGCATGGTTCAGGGCCGCTTGACCGGGATGAAAATGCAAAAGTGGGGAAAATCAATGCTTTTAAGCTGCTATCAGAGCAACTTTCTTTACGGGGGTTTGCCTCGCTTCGCTATGACAAACGCGGAATTGGAAAAAGCAAAGGAGATTATTATGAAGCGGGTTTTTGGGATTTGGTATCAGACGCCAAAGCAGCTCTTAAATTTTTAAAAACGCATCCGAAAATTGATCCGGAAAACGTTTTTGTACTTGGCCATAGTGAAGGGTGTATGATTGCTGCCGCCCTTCAAAAAAGGGTGCAGGCTAGCGGGATTATTTTCGTATCAGGCGCCGCCGAGTCGTTAAAGACAACGTTGATAAGGCAAGGGAAAGACGTAGCAAATGATATGAAAAAGGCAACAGGATTTCAAGGTTTTCTCTTCCGCTTACTAAACATTCCTGAAAAAATCGCGAAGCAGCAGGCCACCTTATTTAAACGGCTGGATGAGTCAGATGCTCCTGTCATTCGAATAAAAGGGCAAAAACTGCCCGCGAAATGGATGAGGGAGCATTTTGCATACAATGTTGTGGATGATCTCGAAGAAATTACGTGTCCTGTTTTGGCAATAACTGGGTCAAAAGATGTCCAAGTCTTGCCTGAACATGCAAAATTATTAGCAGAAGGAGTAAGCGGCAAAAGCGAATATTATGTGATTAAAAATATGAACCATATGCTTCGAAAACAAGATGAACCCGCAAATATGGCGACTTTGAAGAAGGCATACAAGAGATCTTTAAAAAAGCCACTTAACCCCGAACTGGTCGAAATCATTGTAACTTGGCTGGAAAAGCAGGTGAACCGAATTGGATGAATACTCGAAAGAGCTTCGACGGATACGTATTACATTGATTGTAATAGCGATTATACTAGTGCTTTTTGTATCGAATCGAGAAATAGTGTTAGAAGATAATTACGATGATTTGATTCCCCCGTCTTATTTTCATAATATGGTCCCACTTGAAAATGGTTATTTTGGTATTCTATCTAATGATGCTTCATGGGATGAGAACGGGGAATTGAATATCTATTACTATGACTCAGATAAAAACGAACTAATGTTAAAAAAACAAGTTTTAATTGAGGAACTTATAAACAAACCTTAAACAAAATTCAACATTCGCCCATGAAAGAATATAATACTGCTATAGTGATGTACGTTGAATCATGATACAATTTTAATTGTTTGAATGTAGTTTTCGAATCTTAGGGGGTTTACGATGAGTAATAAAACAATCCTTCGTCTTTTATACGGGGGAAAATCTGCGGAGCATGATGTGTCGCTTCAAACAGCATTATCTGTCATAAACGCGCTTGATTTTGAAAAATTTGAAGTGTTGCCTGTCTACATCACGTTAGAAGGAAAATGGATTCAAGGCGCGAAGTTGTCGCACGCTTTTACCGATGTGAAGGAATTAGTATTTGAGGAAAATGGAATAAACGATGTTTTTCCATCTCAATTTTTTTCAACGATATCTGAAGGAGAAGTTGTTTTTCCGCTACTTCACGGACCGAACGGGGAAGATGGAACCGTTCAG harbors:
- a CDS encoding cation diffusion facilitator family transporter, coding for MTPERPAKIAALSIISNGFVFLMKLVVGIITGSVAVISEAIHTSLDLMASIIAFFSIRISARPPDKEHPYGHGKFENVSGTIETLLIFVAGIWIIYESVTKLFNPTPIKLPFLGILVMVLGAVINIFVGKKVQKVGKKHRSVAMSSNALHLLTDVYTSIGVAVSLLLVSLTGFHMLDPLIGIAIAIYIMKEAFTLGKESFLPLLDTRLTKEEEMKIHNVITAYEDEFIEYHDLRSRRSGPEEYIDFHLVLPSHMDVETAHELCDRIERDIQKELHSATVFIHIEPEHERRLHRPKVKK
- a CDS encoding alpha/beta hydrolase; translated protein: MAEIVVTFQSDVDLQGTLALPEGQENSPAPAVLFLHGSGPLDRDENAKVGKINAFKLLSEQLSLRGFASLRYDKRGIGKSKGDYYEAGFWDLVSDAKAALKFLKTHPKIDPENVFVLGHSEGCMIAAALQKRVQASGIIFVSGAAESLKTTLIRQGKDVANDMKKATGFQGFLFRLLNIPEKIAKQQATLFKRLDESDAPVIRIKGQKLPAKWMREHFAYNVVDDLEEITCPVLAITGSKDVQVLPEHAKLLAEGVSGKSEYYVIKNMNHMLRKQDEPANMATLKKAYKRSLKKPLNPELVEIIVTWLEKQVNRIG